One window from the genome of Metabacillus flavus encodes:
- a CDS encoding stalk domain-containing protein → MRRELTSLVIASAVLAGSAFSPVAINEAKAASAVQQTMKESVYVNGKQKVVHATVVGKTKLHSVSDLAKALSAKVMYDKKSQYYVVSKGSGKDMKTIKVKSGSSQAFVNGKKVKLENPPAMAGKTLFMAAKNFVHALGGDLLIDANLLISEKGMFKTSTFKMNVEGKLHSAKTLRVNGKYLYSVQDIAKAYSAKVTVKGTAVTLQKGSQTATFKIYQNSITANGETVNLSAYPVSVKGVIYADLMDMVKALGGQMEKMDTGRYMLFTSKLVSGDSYNPAWVGSHVMVTNEDENASRTYLMDVNTRQVMNTINATDVVVSPDGMSAIHSDETGVITLIDLTTGTSRYVSLDDDIKVDFVWAQDGKKAYFIKGEKNDKIFSVDIATGALKEVPSDSKIYKTDLRLSADGTKLLYVVSKEAETKTTDTGDGGTDVTDILTEGTEPQFFTIDLTAKTPAATAITTTKDNKVYPAFLKDGSIVYLSAMPDSEDLPVLTMIRADNTVSQLVKDKDILFLTVTQEGKLMILTSENNMSVIYEVNPSEMKLTKIASTPLEITSFAVSKDGQVAATAPGLSGERLVVWKNGSFEIVTK, encoded by the coding sequence ATGAGACGCGAATTGACTAGCCTAGTGATTGCTTCTGCCGTTCTTGCAGGCAGTGCATTTTCCCCTGTGGCAATAAATGAAGCTAAGGCAGCAAGTGCAGTACAGCAAACGATGAAAGAATCTGTATATGTAAACGGCAAGCAAAAAGTGGTTCATGCGACAGTCGTAGGCAAAACAAAGCTTCATTCTGTAAGCGATCTAGCGAAAGCTCTATCGGCAAAAGTAATGTATGATAAGAAGTCGCAATATTATGTCGTTTCCAAAGGCAGCGGGAAAGACATGAAAACCATTAAAGTAAAATCTGGTTCCAGCCAGGCATTCGTTAATGGCAAAAAAGTTAAGCTAGAAAATCCGCCTGCGATGGCAGGAAAAACACTCTTCATGGCAGCGAAGAATTTCGTCCATGCGCTAGGCGGAGATCTATTAATAGACGCTAATCTATTAATATCCGAAAAAGGAATGTTTAAAACATCCACATTCAAGATGAATGTAGAGGGTAAGCTTCACTCAGCTAAAACTTTGCGTGTAAATGGTAAGTACCTGTACTCCGTTCAAGACATCGCAAAGGCTTACTCTGCAAAGGTTACGGTGAAGGGTACAGCTGTGACGCTTCAAAAAGGATCTCAAACTGCTACTTTTAAAATTTACCAAAATAGTATAACAGCTAATGGGGAAACTGTCAATTTATCGGCGTATCCTGTATCTGTTAAAGGCGTGATCTACGCTGATTTGATGGATATGGTTAAAGCACTTGGCGGTCAAATGGAAAAAATGGACACCGGAAGATATATGCTCTTTACTTCCAAGCTTGTATCCGGTGACTCCTACAACCCGGCGTGGGTTGGTTCCCATGTCATGGTTACAAATGAAGACGAAAATGCATCCCGCACATACCTTATGGACGTAAACACTCGCCAAGTAATGAATACAATCAACGCTACAGATGTGGTGGTTTCTCCAGACGGAATGAGTGCAATCCATTCTGACGAAACAGGTGTCATCACGCTGATTGATCTTACAACCGGCACGTCCAGATACGTTAGCTTAGACGATGATATTAAAGTAGATTTCGTTTGGGCACAAGACGGCAAAAAAGCTTACTTCATTAAAGGCGAAAAGAACGACAAAATATTTTCAGTGGATATTGCGACGGGAGCACTTAAAGAAGTCCCATCCGATTCTAAAATCTATAAAACAGATCTCAGACTTTCTGCAGATGGAACAAAGCTTTTATATGTAGTGAGTAAAGAAGCTGAGACGAAAACTACCGACACTGGCGACGGCGGAACTGATGTAACGGATATCCTTACAGAAGGAACAGAGCCGCAATTTTTCACAATCGATTTAACGGCTAAAACACCGGCAGCTACAGCGATCACTACAACAAAAGATAACAAAGTATACCCTGCGTTCCTTAAAGACGGTAGCATCGTGTACCTGAGTGCAATGCCAGACTCAGAAGATCTTCCGGTGCTGACAATGATTCGTGCTGACAACACTGTAAGCCAGCTTGTAAAAGATAAAGACATTTTATTTCTAACGGTTACACAAGAAGGAAAGCTAATGATTCTGACTTCAGAAAATAACATGTCTGTTATCTATGAAGTGAACCCTTCAGAAATGAAATTGACGAAGATTGCCTCTACTCCTTTGGAAATCACTTCTTTTGCGGTATCTAAAGATGGACAGGTTGCTGCAACAGCTCCAGGTCTTTCGGGAGAAAGACTGGTTGTCTGGAAAAACGGAAGCTTTGAAATCGTAACAAAATAA
- a CDS encoding CAP domain-containing protein: MKHTKTILFIFFTAVLLSMPQIGLAADSLSSAKQEGERLKVETAYFQEIIKSGDLYLMNDAYDSYTAQIAGAEKAIGKVSGQRTRENLLKQYIRPAKIAKERVIYEVSEYRLIYQIGLNLTRGASGSTDIAKLSRLLNRAAAIKAAGKYEAIPAIAGNYLRAAESSLKKKTFVRYDAKSRGIGQLEYEVFLLTNFERVKNNLSFYTLNMKLSGVARKKSEDMYSKNYFNHNSPTYGSPFDMMQRFGVNYGYAGENIAKGYTGAHDVVKGWMNSPGHRANILKKEFAQIGTGYKEKYWTQMFID; encoded by the coding sequence TTGAAACATACAAAAACGATCTTATTTATTTTTTTTACAGCTGTCCTTTTATCCATGCCTCAAATTGGACTGGCTGCTGACTCCCTATCTTCTGCAAAGCAGGAAGGTGAAAGGCTAAAGGTGGAAACAGCTTATTTTCAAGAAATCATTAAAAGCGGCGATCTTTATTTAATGAATGATGCTTATGATAGCTATACAGCTCAGATAGCCGGAGCCGAGAAGGCGATTGGCAAAGTGTCAGGCCAAAGGACAAGAGAAAATTTGCTGAAGCAATACATAAGGCCGGCAAAAATTGCAAAGGAACGCGTAATTTATGAGGTTTCCGAATACCGGCTTATTTATCAAATCGGTCTCAATTTGACCAGGGGAGCAAGCGGAAGTACAGATATTGCAAAGCTATCAAGGCTTTTAAATCGGGCAGCTGCCATTAAAGCGGCTGGAAAATACGAAGCGATTCCTGCTATAGCTGGAAACTATCTCCGTGCAGCAGAATCAAGCCTGAAGAAAAAAACTTTCGTAAGGTATGATGCGAAAAGCAGAGGAATTGGTCAGCTTGAATATGAAGTTTTTTTGCTTACCAATTTTGAACGTGTGAAAAATAATCTTTCCTTTTATACTCTGAATATGAAGCTGTCAGGTGTGGCCAGGAAAAAATCCGAAGATATGTATAGTAAAAATTATTTTAACCATAACTCCCCGACATATGGATCTCCATTCGATATGATGCAGAGGTTTGGAGTCAACTATGGATATGCGGGTGAAAACATTGCCAAAGGGTACACAGGAGCCCACGACGTGGTGAAAGGCTGGATGAATAGTCCAGGGCACCGCGCGAATATCCTAAAAAAAGAATTTGCACAGATTGGGACCGGGTACAAAGAAAAATATTGGACCCAAATGTTCATCGATTAA